In a single window of the Gossypium hirsutum isolate 1008001.06 chromosome D02, Gossypium_hirsutum_v2.1, whole genome shotgun sequence genome:
- the LOC107908595 gene encoding pathogenesis-related thaumatin-like protein 3.5, with protein sequence MALPHNPILLFCIFIIFASGATKPSNAKNFTIVNQCKETIWPAIITDGSNFHGEGFTLEPGKTAFYKAPDGWSGRIWGRTGCDFDKTGNGTCQTGNCGTSVNCTSAGSLPVTIAEFTLGDNIDYYDVSLVDGFNLPIVIKPGGGKGNCSTAGCDGDLRQNCSSDLSFKKNGKVVGCRSACDVFNTDEYCCRGTYEDPVACLPTNYSKSFKLVCPAASSYAYDDRVSIITCSASDYMVAFCATRNNTICTYHDERLVCSVTSKGFKAFSHIWRSLMVALPLASILQILF encoded by the exons ATGGCATTGCCTCACAATCCCATTTTACTTTTctgcatttttattatttttgcatcaG GTGCAACAAAGCCTTCAAATGCCAAAAATTTCACCATTGTGAATCAGTGCAAAGAGACGATATGGCCGGCGATCATCACGGATGGAAGCAACTTCCATGGTGAAGGCTTTACGTTGGAACCAGGCAAAACTGCATTTTACAAAGCCCCGGACGGTTGGAGTGGTCGAATATGGGGTAGAACAGGTTGCGATTTCGATAAAACCGGTAACGGAACGTGTCAAACAGGCAACTGTGGTACGTCCGTTAATTGTACAAGCGCTGGTAGTCTCCCAGTTACCATAGCCGAATTCACGCTTGGTGATAATATCGATTATTACGATGTTAGCCTTGTAGATGGCTTTAATTTGCCTATTGTGATCAAACCTGGTGGTGGTAAAGGAAACTGCAGCACTGCTGGTTGTGATGGTGACTTGAGGCAAAATTGTTCGTCCGATCttagttttaagaaaaatggtAAGGTTGTCGGCTGTAGAAGTGCTTGCGACGTGTTCAACACCGATGAATATTGTTGTCGTGGGACATATGAAGATCCGGTTGCTTGTTTGCCTACGAATTATTCAAAGAGTTTCAAACTAGTATGCCCTGCAGCATCTAGTTATGCTTATGATGATCGTGTTAGTATCATAACTTGTTCTGCATCAGATTATATGGTGGCATTTTGTGCAACAAG GAACAATACAATATGCACATATCATGATGAGAGACTTGTTTGCAGTGTTACATCAAAGGGTTTCAAAGCATTTTCTCATATATGGAGGAGTTTGATGGTGGCGTTACCATTGGCttccattttacaaattttattttag